Below is a window of Jonesiaceae bacterium BS-20 DNA.
TCAAAAGACCAATGACCAGATGAATTTTCAAAACAACTCTGGCACTCAGGCGCAGTACGCGTCTGGCGCTGCCATGAGCGCGGCTTCACTGGAAAATATGTACCAGGCTCCAGCTGCCACCTCTGCTGATACTCGCCGGATGACCTACGACGATGTCATCTTGAAGACCGGTGGCCTGCTGGCCCTGCTTATTGCAGTCGGTGCAGCAACTTGGGTGCTGGCGCCACAGTTGTACTTTGTGGGTGCAATTGTTGGTCTTATCTTTGGTCTGATCAACGCATTCAAAAAGGAGCCTAGCCCGCTTCTCATTGTCATTTACACCGCCGCTCAGGGTGTGTTCCTCGGCGGTATTTCGAAGCACTTCGAAACCGCCTATGACGGAATCGTTCCGCAGGCTGTTCTTGCGACGGTCTCGGTATTCGTAGCGGCACTCTTCTTGTTTAAGTCCGGCAAGGTCCGCGTCACCCCTAAGTTCACCAAGATTCTTCTGGTGGGTATGGTCGGGTACCTGCTGTTCTCGATCACGAACATGATCCTGACCATGACCGGCGTCATGAGCGGTTGGGGCATGCGTGAGGGCGGCCTGGGGCTTATTATTGGTCTGGTTGCTGTAGCACTGGCCTCGATGTCCCTGATCATGGACTTTGACTCGATTGAAAAGGGTGTCCGCAACGGCATCCCGGCCAAGTATGCATGGTCGGCAGCCTTTGGCATCATGGTGACCCTGATCTGGCTCTACCTTGAGCTCTTGCGGTTGATCGCAATCTTCCGCGACTAAGTTTTCTAGATTGGCCCGTATGGGACTCGGAGAATCCGAGAGTCATACGGGCCATCTCTGTGTCTGCCGGTGCACCTAAGCCCCGGCGTAGTCCAAAACTTCAGGCAGAGTGCCTTGAAGTACCTAGAATTTGATTCGAAAGGCGAACGCATATGTCAGCAGCAATGCCAACTGCCACCGGCGGTTATGGTGAAAAGCCAGTCATTACTTTCCCCCAGGATGTTGCTCCCGAGGGGCTACAGATCGAGATTCTGGTTGCCGGTGACGGCCCAGAGGTAGCTCGCGGTGACAACATCGTTGTGCACTACTTAGGTCAGTCTTGGGGCGGTCAGATCTTTGACAACTCCTACGACCGCGGTGCACCTATCGACTTCCCAATTGGTGTAGGCGCCGTCATTGGCGGCTGGGACCAGGGGCTCGTTGGTCAGCCACTAGGAACCCGTCTCATCATGTCTGTTCCACCAGAGCTCGGCTACGGCCAGCGCGGTGTGCCACAGGCAGGTATTGCCGGCGGCGCCACCCTCGTATTCGTGGTTGACCTCGTAGACGTTGCGTAAAGCAACCGAACCGCAGCGGTAAAACCTAGCGGTAACAAGCCCAGTAGTAACAAAAACTCCCCGCCGGTTGGCGGGGAGTTTTTTGTTTGAATAAGCAAGGAGTTACTTCCGGCGGTCCTTACGGGCCTGGCGGGAAACCTTCTCGGCTGCGACCTTTTTGATGCGGGCTTCTTCAGCGAGC
It encodes the following:
- a CDS encoding Bax inhibitor-1/YccA family protein, producing the protein MSNPIFSNSAVFGGKADRSVQKTNDQMNFQNNSGTQAQYASGAAMSAASLENMYQAPAATSADTRRMTYDDVILKTGGLLALLIAVGAATWVLAPQLYFVGAIVGLIFGLINAFKKEPSPLLIVIYTAAQGVFLGGISKHFETAYDGIVPQAVLATVSVFVAALFLFKSGKVRVTPKFTKILLVGMVGYLLFSITNMILTMTGVMSGWGMREGGLGLIIGLVAVALASMSLIMDFDSIEKGVRNGIPAKYAWSAAFGIMVTLIWLYLELLRLIAIFRD
- a CDS encoding FKBP-type peptidyl-prolyl cis-trans isomerase; protein product: MSAAMPTATGGYGEKPVITFPQDVAPEGLQIEILVAGDGPEVARGDNIVVHYLGQSWGGQIFDNSYDRGAPIDFPIGVGAVIGGWDQGLVGQPLGTRLIMSVPPELGYGQRGVPQAGIAGGATLVFVVDLVDVA